One genomic segment of Dehalococcoidia bacterium includes these proteins:
- a CDS encoding 2-hydroxyacyl-CoA dehydratase has protein sequence MTEYEMTEYEEVFSNRHNYANEWKAKSGGRVVGGFCSYVPEELLYASGALPVRVFGSHEPQDVTERHIYSMYCPFSRDCLAQGLLGRYDYLDGIVMAHSCLHLRQTFRSWQEHVPMDYVYYLNMPVRVYEPRAKTFLAGQLAHFKNSLEKWTGHPIIEQSLDNAIAVYNTNRRLMKQIYETRRSENPPISGVQAMQMVLSSMVMDKADHNLMLERTIEELRRNGNGSANKATDKVRLMVLGSENDDTGLLKLAESLGAIFVIDDHCTGSRYFWNEVIPEQDRIHAIASRYVDRPPCPEKDIEKRHRFEHILKLAKEYKVQGAIIIQQKFCDPHEFDIPPLQRVLEAEGIPTLRLEIDITTPAGQFRTRVEAFLDMVGVQSLF, from the coding sequence ATGACCGAATACGAAATGACCGAATACGAAGAGGTCTTCAGTAATAGACACAATTATGCAAATGAATGGAAAGCGAAAAGTGGGGGAAGGGTTGTAGGAGGTTTTTGCAGTTACGTACCCGAGGAGCTGTTGTACGCCTCCGGCGCGCTTCCAGTGCGAGTTTTTGGAAGTCATGAACCTCAGGATGTCACTGAGCGCCACATCTACAGCATGTATTGCCCATTTTCTCGGGATTGCCTTGCTCAAGGTTTGCTCGGACGCTATGACTATTTGGATGGCATTGTGATGGCGCATTCCTGCCTGCACCTGCGCCAAACCTTCCGAAGCTGGCAGGAACACGTTCCCATGGACTATGTATACTATCTGAACATGCCGGTGAGGGTCTATGAACCGAGAGCCAAGACCTTTCTTGCCGGACAGTTGGCACATTTCAAGAACTCCCTGGAGAAATGGACAGGACATCCTATTATCGAACAATCCCTTGATAACGCTATCGCGGTTTACAACACCAATCGCCGTCTGATGAAACAAATATACGAAACGAGACGTTCTGAGAACCCGCCTATCTCCGGTGTTCAGGCGATGCAGATGGTTCTCTCGAGCATGGTGATGGATAAAGCCGACCACAATCTTATGCTCGAACGAACCATCGAAGAGCTCCGGCGGAATGGCAACGGTAGCGCAAATAAGGCCACTGACAAGGTTCGACTCATGGTGCTGGGTAGCGAGAATGATGATACAGGGCTTTTGAAGCTCGCTGAGTCGCTGGGGGCAATCTTTGTCATAGATGATCACTGTACCGGTTCCAGATATTTTTGGAATGAGGTTATCCCTGAGCAGGACCGGATCCATGCAATTGCTTCACGTTATGTGGACCGTCCTCCCTGCCCGGAGAAAGATATCGAAAAAAGGCATCGTTTTGAGCACATACTCAAGCTGGCGAAAGAATATAAGGTGCAGGGCGCGATTATCATACAGCAGAAATTCTGTGATCCGCATGAGTTTGACATACCTCCGCTACAAAGGGTGCTTGAAGCTGAAGGGATTCCGACATTGAGGTTGGAAATAGATATTACAACCCCCGCCGGGCAGTTCCGCACCCGGGTCGAGGCCTTTCTTGACATGGTCGGCGTACAAAGTCTGTTCTAA
- a CDS encoding transposase — protein sequence MIREWSEVAYVPARKQEHKEARPYRYVGIRICRQQKEMFADGSLSRHYAVVSNIWDMEGQKLLEWHRKKAGTIEHIHHVLDNELAAGVYPSAKHGANAAWLRLQVITYNLLELLKAVALLAEYAKARPKRLRFAVFTQFGRIVRHAGQTLLRIS from the coding sequence ATGATCCGGGAGTGGTCCGAAGTTGCATACGTGCCGGCCCGAAAACAGGAGCACAAGGAAGCTCGCCCGTATCGTTATGTGGGGATAAGGATATGCAGGCAGCAGAAGGAGATGTTTGCAGATGGGAGTCTGTCGCGCCACTATGCAGTGGTGAGCAACATTTGGGATATGGAAGGTCAGAAGTTACTGGAATGGCACCGGAAGAAAGCGGGAACGATAGAGCACATTCACCACGTGTTGGACAACGAACTGGCGGCGGGGGTATACCCGAGCGCCAAGCACGGAGCCAACGCCGCCTGGCTGAGACTTCAGGTGATAACCTATAACCTACTCGAGCTACTCAAGGCGGTGGCTCTGCTTGCTGAGTATGCCAAAGCCAGGCCGAAACGGCTCAGATTTGCCGTATTCACCCAATTTGGGCGCATCGTACGCCATGCGGGGCAAACGCTGCTGCGCATCAGTTAG